One window from the genome of Streptomyces sp. NBC_00287 encodes:
- a CDS encoding DUF6892 domain-containing protein: MRCSHGPAQGLQLQARCRRAADVHRRTAHAQFRLAHLLREQGLGDDPWEYAHQHGLDFKVVPEARGYFDFLEMGEQLLAGVEELCMDGGNQVYQEGLPIISLPLRRAACAASVCSRS, translated from the coding sequence ATGCGTTGTTCGCATGGCCCGGCTCAAGGACTTCAACTTCAAGCTCGTTGTCGTCGAGCAGCTGATGTACACCGACGAACGGCTCACGCTCAGTTCCGGCTGGCACATCTGCTGCGGGAGCAGGGGCTCGGTGACGACCCTTGGGAGTACGCCCATCAGCACGGTCTGGACTTCAAGGTGGTGCCCGAGGCGCGTGGCTACTTCGACTTCTTGGAGATGGGCGAGCAGCTGTTGGCCGGTGTCGAGGAGTTGTGCATGGACGGCGGGAACCAGGTGTACCAGGAGGGTCTGCCGATCATCTCCTTGCCTCTTCGCCGAGCAGCCTGCGCAGCATCCGTATGCTCCCGGTCATGA
- a CDS encoding tetratricopeptide repeat protein, which translates to MRFLRLRGQSDAQRMTGTPVGEAKALYEAGRYAEAEAEARAVARSRPRDDEYAAVALNIAAIAAGAQGRNAEALATYDEALPAFRRIFGAGHWLTLKLRSDRAQQMISLGRHAECEAECAVVAEAAGRGTGPEMSLLAAAARNGLVFALNAQGRHQEAEALAREALAAYRARDRTSLVLRLGLARSLNGQARHEDALTEAQGADKLYRALPEYQRHPDTGAVELAFAHALLGLRRAPDARRQAAAAHDACLASFGPDHRRTVEARTLLEHIEGTRP; encoded by the coding sequence ATGAGATTTCTCCGGCTGCGTGGCCAAAGCGACGCCCAGCGAATGACGGGAACGCCGGTGGGTGAGGCCAAGGCCCTTTACGAAGCGGGGCGTTACGCCGAGGCGGAGGCCGAAGCCCGCGCCGTGGCCCGATCGCGGCCACGCGACGACGAGTACGCAGCCGTGGCGCTGAACATCGCCGCGATCGCGGCGGGCGCTCAGGGCCGCAACGCCGAGGCACTCGCCACCTACGACGAAGCGCTGCCTGCCTTCAGGAGGATATTTGGAGCCGGTCACTGGCTGACCCTGAAGCTGCGCTCGGACCGCGCCCAGCAGATGATCTCGCTCGGTCGGCACGCCGAGTGCGAGGCAGAATGTGCGGTTGTCGCCGAGGCCGCGGGCCGCGGTACCGGCCCGGAAATGTCACTCCTGGCAGCGGCCGCCCGCAATGGGCTGGTCTTCGCTCTCAATGCGCAGGGGCGCCACCAGGAGGCCGAGGCACTTGCCCGCGAGGCCCTGGCCGCCTATCGCGCACGTGACCGGACGTCCCTCGTGCTGCGACTTGGCCTGGCTCGCAGCCTCAACGGCCAAGCCCGGCACGAAGACGCCCTCACCGAGGCGCAGGGCGCCGACAAGCTGTACCGCGCTCTGCCCGAATACCAGCGCCATCCCGATACGGGCGCTGTCGAACTGGCCTTTGCTCATGCCCTGTTGGGGTTGCGCCGCGCTCCCGATGCCCGTCGTCAGGCTGCAGCCGCCCACGATGCCTGCCTGGCCTCCTTCGGCCCGGACCACCGCCGCACCGTCGAAGCCCGCACGTTGCTCGAGCACATCGAGGGCACTCGACCGTAA
- the istB gene encoding IS21-like element helper ATPase IstB: protein MSELTGNRIRTTAGKLGLPHLAETINDYTRRADEAKMGYLDFLDLVLSEELAVRDDRRFRQGLRLSKLPHHKTLDEYDFSFQPELDPRKVKDLASLSFVEAKANAALLGPPGVGKTHIAVALAVAACRAGYSIYFTSLDDMVRNLRAAETAGRLVNKLGTYLRPSVLVVDEVGYQPLERAEANLVFQVISKRYEKGSIILTSNKTFSEWGQVFGDEVLATAILDRLLHHCEVISINGPSYRLKNRLQAIERENEVA, encoded by the coding sequence TTGAGCGAGCTGACCGGCAACCGTATCCGCACCACGGCCGGCAAGCTCGGCCTGCCCCACCTCGCGGAGACCATCAACGACTACACCCGCCGCGCGGACGAGGCGAAGATGGGCTACCTCGACTTCCTCGACCTGGTCCTGTCCGAGGAACTGGCCGTCCGCGACGACCGCCGCTTCCGCCAGGGCCTGCGGCTCTCAAAGCTGCCGCACCACAAGACGCTGGACGAATACGACTTCTCGTTCCAGCCCGAGCTCGACCCGCGCAAGGTCAAGGACCTCGCCAGTCTTTCGTTCGTCGAGGCCAAGGCGAACGCCGCCCTGCTGGGACCGCCCGGAGTCGGCAAGACACATATCGCCGTCGCGTTGGCGGTCGCAGCCTGCCGGGCTGGCTACTCGATCTATTTCACCAGCCTCGACGACATGGTCCGCAACCTCAGAGCCGCCGAGACGGCCGGACGGCTGGTCAACAAGCTCGGCACCTACCTGCGGCCGAGCGTCCTCGTGGTCGATGAAGTGGGATATCAGCCCTTGGAACGGGCGGAGGCGAACCTGGTCTTCCAGGTGATCTCCAAGCGTTACGAGAAGGGCTCGATCATCCTGACCTCGAACAAGACCTTCAGCGAGTGGGGCCAGGTCTTCGGCGACGAGGTCCTCGCCACCGCGATCCTCGACCGCCTCCTCCACCACTGCGAAGTGATCTCGATCAACGGCCCGAGCTACCGCCTGAAGAACCGCCTCCAAGCCATCGAGCGAGAGAACGAAGTGGCCTGA
- the istA gene encoding IS21 family transposase: MVLDPQRWLELRRFRALVESGAVSLTEVARETGLDRKTVRKYLSSTAPSAPPRRISNGRPRRKAVDEVAPLIDAMLRAEILIKGAVVHERLVKEYGSTINYQRVKLYLQEARPRVAGELGIEPRELAGMHRRFEVVPGAQAQVDWGDEGKILAHLGIPKVYSFHMTLSYSRDPFCCFTTSQDLQTFFDCHRRAFAHFGGVPMSIVYDRTKTVVRRHVAPGEAVPLHPEAVGFAGHYDFDIDVLAAYRPTGKGRVERQVLIVRDHVLAGRAFSSIEEMDAAFMAWVPQRRARTHATHHEVIGHRAARDHAALKPLPPTPYLVAERHLRPVGKDCLVAFAGNLYSVPARKVRPRQLIEVRATKAQVVLHSTVPDASGETLLAAHPRAVGKGVRVLEETHWDGLPTGKGRRTTTGDVTPPPHREPSRSSQAGPLQALLNRSAVTQIEVGRRPLSVYDELTGTRPFTTNSPTKESS, translated from the coding sequence GTGGTCTTGGACCCGCAACGCTGGCTGGAACTACGGCGGTTCCGTGCCCTGGTGGAGTCCGGGGCGGTCAGTCTGACGGAGGTTGCCCGGGAGACGGGCCTGGACCGCAAGACGGTCCGCAAGTATCTGTCGAGCACAGCGCCGTCGGCGCCACCGAGGCGAATCTCGAATGGCAGGCCGCGGCGGAAGGCAGTCGACGAAGTCGCCCCGTTGATCGACGCGATGCTGCGGGCGGAGATCCTCATCAAGGGTGCCGTGGTGCACGAGCGCCTGGTGAAGGAGTACGGCTCAACGATCAACTACCAGCGGGTCAAGCTGTACCTGCAGGAGGCCCGGCCGAGGGTGGCTGGTGAACTGGGCATCGAGCCGCGGGAGTTGGCGGGCATGCATCGCCGCTTCGAGGTGGTTCCCGGAGCTCAGGCCCAGGTCGACTGGGGTGACGAAGGCAAGATCCTCGCCCACTTGGGCATCCCGAAGGTCTACTCGTTCCACATGACGCTGTCGTACTCGCGTGACCCGTTCTGCTGCTTCACCACCAGCCAGGACCTGCAGACCTTCTTCGACTGCCACCGCCGTGCGTTTGCCCACTTCGGCGGGGTGCCGATGTCGATCGTCTACGACCGGACAAAGACCGTCGTGCGCCGTCACGTCGCTCCCGGCGAGGCGGTGCCGCTGCACCCGGAGGCAGTCGGCTTTGCTGGCCACTACGACTTCGACATCGACGTCCTGGCCGCCTACCGGCCCACCGGCAAGGGCAGGGTCGAGCGACAGGTACTCATCGTGCGCGATCACGTCCTGGCCGGGCGGGCCTTCTCCTCCATCGAGGAGATGGACGCCGCCTTCATGGCCTGGGTCCCTCAGCGGCGGGCCCGCACCCACGCCACCCACCACGAGGTCATCGGACACCGGGCCGCCCGCGACCACGCGGCCCTCAAACCGCTGCCGCCCACCCCCTATCTGGTCGCCGAGCGACATCTGCGACCGGTCGGCAAGGACTGCCTGGTCGCGTTCGCAGGCAACCTCTACTCGGTGCCCGCCCGCAAGGTCCGCCCACGCCAGCTGATCGAGGTCAGGGCGACAAAGGCCCAGGTCGTGCTGCACTCGACCGTCCCCGATGCCAGCGGCGAGACCCTGCTGGCCGCCCATCCACGGGCGGTCGGCAAGGGCGTCCGCGTCCTCGAAGAGACGCACTGGGACGGCCTGCCCACCGGCAAAGGACGCCGCACCACCACCGGCGATGTGACCCCGCCACCACATCGTGAACCGTCAAGAAGCAGCCAGGCCGGCCCGCTGCAGGCCTTGTTGAACCGGTCCGCGGTCACCCAGATCGAGGTCGGCCGCCGTCCGCTGTCGGTCTATGACGAGCTGACCGGCACACGGCCTTTCACCACCAACTCCCCGACGAAGGAGTCCTCTTGA